In Leptospiraceae bacterium, one DNA window encodes the following:
- a CDS encoding STAS domain-containing protein, whose protein sequence is MSLSFRTETLGDSTTIYFEGELNIYSAAELKAELLEFLDSCNSLTIDLDQVTSIDTAGVQILILLKKESDKENKKFILKSHNLVVLRFFDLYGLTGFFADKISISKEAKEKFRFSYGTKLHPDRIGVSKK, encoded by the coding sequence ATGAGTTTAAGTTTCCGTACAGAGACATTGGGTGACTCCACAACTATTTATTTTGAAGGAGAGCTGAATATTTATTCTGCTGCAGAACTAAAGGCAGAGCTATTGGAATTTCTAGATTCTTGCAATTCACTCACAATAGATCTAGACCAGGTTACTTCGATTGATACTGCGGGTGTGCAAATTCTAATCCTTCTAAAAAAAGAATCAGACAAAGAAAACAAAAAATTTATTTTAAAATCACACAATTTAGTAGTGCTTAGATTTTTTGACTTGTACGGTCTTACTGGATTTTTTGCAGACAAGATAAGTATCTCCAAAGAAGCTAAAGAAAAATTCCGATTTAGCTACGGCACAAAGCTCCACCCGGATAGAATAGGTGTTTCTAAAAAATGA
- a CDS encoding response regulator, whose amino-acid sequence MSKKIMIIDDSDVFRKVVSVYLKGSNYEILEASNGEEALKKLSETKVNLIICDVNMPVMDGLTFLTKVKAEPNNKFTPTVMLTTESQEEKKKEGMEKGAKAWLVKPFSPQQLLSAISRLII is encoded by the coding sequence TTGTCTAAAAAAATCATGATTATAGACGATTCGGATGTTTTCCGGAAAGTCGTTTCTGTTTATCTAAAAGGCTCAAATTATGAAATACTTGAGGCCTCCAATGGAGAAGAAGCCTTAAAAAAGCTCAGCGAAACAAAGGTGAATTTAATTATTTGCGATGTAAATATGCCGGTAATGGACGGACTAACCTTTCTAACCAAGGTGAAGGCAGAGCCTAATAACAAGTTTACGCCTACGGTAATGCTCACAACCGAATCACAGGAAGAAAAAAAGAAAGAAGGGATGGAAAAAGGTGCAAAAGCCTGGCTTGTGAAACCATTCTCTCCTCAACAATTATTAAGCGCAATCTCAAGGCTTATCATATAA
- a CDS encoding response regulator, translating into MSYTLENLLRFKKHPILIVEDKIENIILLQSLCKELGIETEAATNGKEALELLEKKFYSIYIVDLMMPVMDGKTFITELKKIHPDSVILVQTALDSPDTIIEIMKMGVFDYIVKPINADLFNQNILKALEYQYLKESEKNAIMNEGLKLRGQLEWLNYKETRLKTGEGSQDKNSIYNLKTSLSQGGGLGMMVSVIEMIQATATISDGAYHVDKEVMELLFENNNHSRQLLDGLDRITNLMEEKLEFTEIDSSELLEKLTPVVEDLKPYFQKKNLHVTLPISKTRHKLNINLEKILLVFEEVLINAYKYSTPKSQINIFCNSSQGYFCISVKNEVAKEPYGGVPESMEKLVIEPFFRIHPPLEDIISIEKFGLGLGLTVVDYLIRKHNGLFFIHDAIDHTGKQVSTCVLAEIFIPLKV; encoded by the coding sequence ATTTCCTACACCCTCGAAAATTTACTAAGATTTAAAAAGCACCCTATTCTAATAGTAGAAGATAAAATAGAAAATATTATTCTGCTGCAATCTCTTTGTAAAGAGTTAGGAATTGAAACAGAGGCAGCAACCAACGGAAAAGAAGCCTTAGAGCTATTAGAGAAAAAATTTTACTCTATATATATTGTGGACTTAATGATGCCTGTTATGGATGGGAAAACCTTCATAACAGAGCTTAAAAAAATCCACCCTGACTCTGTTATCTTGGTTCAAACAGCCTTAGACTCACCGGATACGATCATAGAGATTATGAAAATGGGAGTCTTTGATTATATCGTAAAACCGATTAATGCAGACCTATTCAACCAGAATATTTTAAAAGCCTTAGAATACCAATACTTGAAAGAATCTGAAAAGAATGCGATCATGAACGAGGGTTTGAAACTTAGGGGTCAATTAGAGTGGCTAAACTACAAAGAAACAAGGCTGAAAACCGGTGAGGGGTCTCAAGACAAAAATTCTATATACAACCTAAAAACTTCCCTATCCCAAGGTGGTGGATTAGGGATGATGGTGTCAGTAATAGAAATGATCCAAGCCACAGCAACAATAAGCGACGGGGCTTACCATGTTGACAAAGAAGTAATGGAGCTACTATTTGAAAATAACAACCACTCCAGACAATTACTAGACGGCTTGGACAGAATCACAAATCTAATGGAAGAAAAATTAGAGTTCACGGAAATAGATTCCTCAGAATTATTAGAAAAACTCACTCCTGTTGTTGAGGACTTAAAGCCCTACTTTCAAAAAAAGAATTTGCACGTTACCCTACCCATTTCCAAGACGAGGCACAAGCTAAATATCAATCTAGAAAAAATACTCTTAGTTTTTGAAGAAGTTTTGATAAACGCATACAAATACTCTACTCCAAAAAGCCAAATCAATATTTTTTGCAATTCTTCTCAAGGGTATTTTTGTATTTCTGTGAAAAATGAAGTAGCCAAAGAGCCTTACGGTGGAGTTCCTGAATCTATGGAAAAATTGGTCATAGAGCCTTTTTTTAGAATCCACCCACCATTAGAAGACATAATCTCTATTGAAAAATTTGGGCTTGGGTTAGGGCTTACAGTTGTCGATTATTTAATTAGGAAACACAACGGATTATTTTTTATTCACGATGCAATAGACCATACCGGAAAACAGGTCAGCACTTGCGTCTTAGCTGAAATTTTTATTCCATTAAAAGTATAA
- a CDS encoding PAS domain-containing protein, translating into MNTFQLSIEKIQNITKVHKLTILFFGILLVTIYTSAYLYYIEIEKDFKIDLNRRLATISENEIRELASFRNERIGDAVGYYKNEVFYELVHKLVQNPSDTSKIANLLQKYQYQYQYQYQYQNILILDGNHKKIIFNLKKNPISNSTLNLSAEALKTKSVTVQDFYVDEFDKKIYLSILVPILKHENSNPIGLAIFTINPEKYVQPSFDEWSVFFKTGEILLFREKDGSIQNVNFLKYDKNKWIDFAFPLTRVELPAVQSILGRTGNLEGTNYRKVPVVAYSKKIENSPWYFMLQVEKKEAYQPLIEERWNLIISATSLIGLFGFGLFLISRRQVILDLKEKAKISSEMKLIKSALHAAANEILILDNTGIVLWANKSFSQNTGYLPIEILGETLDKLVKSGVQGDAFYKKIQDTVQNGEVWKGEVISKRKDESLVPMETMITPVLNEKNRITHFVIVKQDITERKKTEELRENFYAQLEEKVQVRTKELRDSYKNMEEINSYLEGAMLDLKNMQEKIIKSEKLSFLGRLAAGMTHELNTPLGAIVSSNRTLSDILNNKILSCIITITNLSSDDFQVFLSLLKNSQNNPITIELPDREKKLKIQKQLEAAGFSEKRELAELVLGSGVEESDDSWAIFFKNPKSKEILKSISCFRSLRGLSETISFASAKSLTVVNALKNYLVQENPTEKDNITEVNLQKEIDSILTLFQSKIKYGVKITKNYTTSENCLGNSDKLNQVWINLLNNALHAMNYKGTIEIKIEEIDSYIVTSITDSGIGIPLELQSKIFDPFFTTKKNGEGIGIGLDICKGFIEDMDGKIEVHSVPGKTTFSIWLKAASKRERERERERDFARLKNP; encoded by the coding sequence ATGAATACTTTTCAGTTATCTATAGAAAAAATCCAAAATATTACTAAAGTCCATAAATTGACTATTTTATTTTTCGGGATTTTACTCGTAACCATTTATACCTCTGCTTATCTGTACTATATAGAAATCGAAAAAGATTTCAAAATCGACTTAAATCGAAGGCTCGCTACAATCTCCGAAAATGAAATTAGAGAATTAGCTAGTTTTAGAAACGAAAGAATTGGAGACGCTGTAGGTTATTATAAAAACGAAGTTTTTTATGAGTTGGTACACAAACTAGTACAAAATCCGTCGGATACTTCTAAAATAGCTAACTTGCTACAGAAATACCAATACCAATACCAATACCAATACCAATACCAAAATATCCTGATTTTAGATGGAAACCATAAGAAAATTATTTTTAATTTGAAAAAAAATCCTATTTCTAATTCTACTCTCAATCTTTCCGCAGAAGCTCTAAAAACAAAGAGCGTAACAGTACAAGATTTTTATGTAGATGAATTCGATAAAAAAATCTATTTATCTATTCTTGTTCCGATTTTAAAGCACGAAAACTCAAATCCTATCGGACTTGCAATTTTTACAATCAACCCCGAAAAATATGTTCAGCCTTCTTTTGATGAATGGTCTGTATTCTTTAAAACAGGGGAGATTCTATTATTCAGAGAAAAAGACGGTAGTATTCAAAATGTAAATTTCCTGAAATACGATAAAAACAAATGGATTGACTTTGCCTTTCCATTGACTCGGGTAGAATTACCTGCAGTTCAATCCATCCTAGGCAGAACCGGAAACCTTGAAGGGACAAATTACAGAAAAGTACCCGTAGTGGCTTACTCTAAAAAAATTGAAAACTCTCCTTGGTATTTTATGCTTCAAGTAGAAAAAAAAGAAGCATACCAACCGCTAATCGAAGAAAGATGGAATTTAATCATCTCAGCAACTTCCTTAATTGGTTTATTTGGTTTTGGTCTATTTTTAATTTCGAGAAGACAGGTGATACTCGACTTAAAAGAAAAAGCAAAAATTTCAAGCGAGATGAAACTGATTAAAAGTGCGTTACACGCAGCAGCCAACGAAATTTTGATCCTCGACAACACAGGTATAGTCCTCTGGGCAAACAAGAGCTTCTCTCAAAATACAGGATACCTGCCTATAGAAATATTAGGCGAAACCCTAGACAAATTAGTCAAGTCAGGGGTGCAAGGTGACGCTTTTTACAAAAAGATACAAGATACAGTTCAAAATGGCGAGGTCTGGAAAGGAGAGGTAATCAGTAAAAGAAAAGACGAAAGCCTTGTACCGATGGAAACCATGATTACGCCTGTATTGAACGAAAAAAATAGAATTACACACTTTGTAATAGTAAAACAAGACATTACAGAAAGAAAAAAGACTGAAGAGCTGAGAGAAAATTTCTACGCCCAATTAGAAGAAAAAGTACAAGTTAGAACAAAGGAATTGAGAGACTCTTATAAAAATATGGAGGAGATCAATTCTTACTTAGAAGGTGCCATGCTCGATTTAAAAAATATGCAAGAAAAAATTATAAAAAGCGAAAAGCTCTCATTTCTCGGAAGGCTCGCTGCGGGAATGACCCACGAATTGAATACCCCACTCGGTGCAATCGTAAGCTCAAACAGAACTCTTTCAGACATTCTAAACAACAAAATCCTAAGCTGTATAATCACGATTACAAATTTAAGCTCGGATGATTTTCAAGTATTTCTTTCGCTATTGAAAAACAGCCAGAATAACCCAATCACAATCGAGCTTCCCGACAGAGAAAAAAAATTGAAGATTCAAAAACAATTGGAGGCAGCAGGATTTTCTGAAAAAAGAGAATTGGCTGAATTAGTATTAGGCTCAGGTGTAGAAGAGTCTGATGACAGTTGGGCGATTTTTTTTAAAAACCCTAAGTCAAAAGAAATCTTGAAATCCATTTCTTGTTTTCGATCTTTGAGGGGACTAAGCGAAACGATTTCTTTTGCGTCTGCAAAATCACTGACTGTTGTAAATGCGTTAAAAAATTATCTAGTACAAGAAAATCCGACAGAAAAAGACAATATTACAGAAGTCAATTTACAAAAAGAAATAGATTCCATACTGACTCTGTTTCAAAGCAAGATAAAGTATGGTGTGAAAATCACAAAGAATTACACAACTTCCGAAAACTGTTTAGGGAATTCAGACAAATTAAACCAAGTCTGGATCAACCTATTGAATAACGCACTACACGCAATGAACTACAAAGGCACTATTGAAATTAAAATCGAAGAAATAGATTCCTATATTGTTACATCCATTACAGATTCAGGGATAGGGATTCCTCTCGAATTACAAAGTAAAATCTTTGACCCTTTTTTCACTACGAAAAAGAATGGTGAAGGAATCGGAATCGGCCTAGATATTTGCAAGGGATTTATAGAAGATATGGATGGGAAAATTGAAGTACACAGTGTACCCGGAAAAACTACATTCAGTATTTGGCTAAAGGCCGCAAGCAAGAGAGAGAGAGAGAGAGAGAGAGAGAGAGACTTTGCGAGATTGAAAAATCCATGA
- a CDS encoding PAS domain S-box protein, with protein sequence MKHPSSEFLLNSIDEIIFLTSNEHSLLNQKILLANDSFWKFFGYEKEEILEKELPILFSENLENPIFQNFQKSMNYKKVQKTEIPFLKKGKSLVTLEWRISPVFEKDTKILYYLSTLKDIGSLKSAKASLTKRLKYEMGINASSQILLSSNYVNPISEALENLIIFTDVSRISIFKIFHSENQDYFANPIQVTNPNISKFDSDIKSIFFGNEFHWWIESFLKEAHICGTLDEFNEKEQAIFEKENILSVLVIPIFVDSTLWGFIRFEDCEKKRNWNSEELAIFKSLTLMIGTFLDKKAKEKELQLHKSHLEELVKKRTKELEKALLLANSANKAKSDFLSNMTHELRSPLNSIIGFSELIRLNESQVKEKEYLNFIHTAGVHLLKIINEILDITKIESGIITLQKNRIEILELVQNTIFILNPQSDKKEISVFFHPPKKEKFYMIGDEKRILQVFINILTNAIKFSPKKGSITVQVRIIDSFIEIDFIDTGIGISKENIEKIFDNFAQFESPLGSENEGTGLGLPISKKLVEAHGGKILIKSEIGRGSTFTISLPFTEKISD encoded by the coding sequence GTGAAACATCCCTCTTCAGAATTTCTACTCAACTCTATAGACGAGATTATTTTTTTAACATCGAATGAACATTCACTTTTAAATCAAAAAATTCTACTCGCAAATGATAGTTTTTGGAAATTTTTCGGATACGAAAAAGAAGAAATTCTTGAGAAAGAGCTACCTATTCTTTTTTCGGAAAACTTGGAAAATCCGATCTTTCAAAATTTTCAGAAATCCATGAATTATAAAAAAGTTCAAAAAACAGAAATCCCTTTTCTAAAAAAGGGAAAGTCCCTGGTCACCTTAGAATGGAGGATCTCACCTGTATTTGAAAAAGACACAAAAATTTTGTATTACCTGTCCACTCTAAAAGATATTGGCTCACTCAAATCTGCCAAGGCTTCTCTCACCAAAAGACTGAAATACGAGATGGGGATAAACGCATCTTCACAAATCCTACTCTCTTCCAATTACGTAAATCCTATTTCAGAAGCCTTGGAGAATTTGATTATATTTACCGATGTGTCCAGAATTTCAATTTTTAAAATATTCCACAGTGAAAATCAGGACTACTTTGCAAATCCGATTCAAGTGACAAACCCAAACATATCAAAATTTGATTCCGATATCAAAAGTATTTTTTTTGGAAATGAGTTTCACTGGTGGATAGAAAGTTTTTTAAAAGAGGCTCATATTTGCGGTACGTTAGACGAATTCAACGAAAAAGAACAAGCTATATTTGAAAAAGAAAATATACTTTCAGTTTTGGTAATCCCTATTTTTGTAGATAGTACTCTTTGGGGGTTTATTCGGTTTGAAGACTGCGAAAAAAAAAGAAATTGGAATTCGGAAGAACTTGCTATTTTTAAATCTTTGACACTTATGATAGGAACATTTCTCGATAAAAAAGCAAAAGAGAAAGAACTTCAACTCCACAAATCTCACCTTGAAGAATTAGTAAAAAAAAGAACCAAAGAATTAGAAAAAGCCCTCCTCCTTGCCAATTCTGCGAACAAAGCAAAAAGCGATTTTTTATCCAACATGACCCACGAACTTAGAAGTCCTTTAAATTCAATTATAGGATTTTCGGAATTAATTCGATTGAATGAATCTCAAGTGAAAGAAAAAGAATATTTGAATTTTATCCATACTGCGGGTGTGCATTTACTGAAAATCATAAATGAAATTTTAGATATTACAAAAATCGAATCAGGAATCATCACCTTACAAAAAAATAGAATAGAGATTTTGGAACTTGTCCAAAATACAATCTTTATACTAAATCCACAATCGGATAAAAAAGAAATTTCTGTATTTTTTCATCCTCCAAAAAAAGAAAAATTCTATATGATAGGTGACGAAAAAAGAATCCTGCAAGTTTTTATCAATATTTTAACCAATGCGATCAAATTCTCACCCAAAAAAGGGAGTATTACGGTTCAAGTCAGAATTATAGATTCATTCATTGAAATAGATTTTATAGACACAGGGATAGGAATATCCAAGGAAAACATAGAGAAAATTTTTGATAATTTTGCACAATTCGAATCACCTTTGGGCTCTGAAAACGAAGGTACCGGTCTTGGACTGCCTATCTCTAAAAAACTTGTGGAAGCCCACGGAGGAAAAATTTTAATAAAAAGTGAAATAGGGAGGGGCAGCACTTTTACAATTTCACTTCCATTCACAGAAAAAATTTCAGACTAA
- the ispH gene encoding 4-hydroxy-3-methylbut-2-enyl diphosphate reductase, producing MGIEKIFLANPRGFCAGVKYAISYVESVNKINSTLENPIYVRKEIVHNKRVVEDMKKKGVQFISELNEAPDGATVIFSAHGVSPEIVRYAKEHSMKIGDATCPLVTRVHRKARRLKDEYQIIYIGHRGHDEAIGTMGEAEMMLVETVEDVIALKEKITKDKPLTYLMQTTLSVIDTREIVKKIEELFPFVEHPEKDDICYATTERQEAVGEMIQIVDAVLVIGAENSSNSNRLVQLAQKQKPESFRVSSSEEITKEIILNKNIKTLGVTAGASTPQVLIDEIIAKLLTFFPDAKVKGFPGSREDSMNFRLPKELLKD from the coding sequence ATGGGAATAGAAAAAATCTTTTTAGCCAATCCAAGGGGATTTTGTGCCGGTGTAAAATATGCAATCTCTTATGTAGAAAGCGTAAATAAAATAAACAGTACATTAGAAAACCCGATTTATGTACGAAAAGAAATCGTTCACAACAAAAGAGTTGTGGAAGACATGAAAAAAAAAGGAGTTCAATTTATCAGTGAGCTAAATGAAGCTCCCGACGGTGCGACTGTGATCTTTAGTGCCCACGGTGTATCCCCGGAAATTGTGCGTTATGCGAAAGAGCATTCTATGAAAATAGGAGATGCTACCTGTCCCCTCGTAACGCGAGTTCACAGAAAAGCAAGAAGATTGAAAGACGAATACCAAATCATCTATATCGGACACAGAGGACACGACGAGGCAATAGGCACAATGGGAGAGGCAGAGATGATGCTTGTGGAAACGGTCGAAGATGTAATTGCACTAAAAGAGAAAATTACAAAAGACAAGCCCCTCACCTATCTGATGCAAACTACACTTTCAGTTATAGATACAAGAGAAATCGTAAAAAAAATAGAAGAGCTTTTTCCTTTTGTAGAGCACCCCGAAAAAGACGATATATGCTATGCGACTACCGAAAGGCAAGAAGCAGTCGGTGAGATGATTCAAATAGTAGATGCAGTGCTCGTCATAGGCGCAGAAAATAGCTCTAACTCCAACAGACTCGTTCAACTTGCACAAAAACAAAAACCGGAATCTTTTAGAGTCAGCTCATCCGAAGAAATCACAAAAGAAATCATTCTAAATAAAAATATAAAAACTCTGGGTGTAACCGCAGGTGCATCTACTCCTCAAGTGTTGATTGATGAAATCATCGCTAAGTTATTGACTTTTTTTCCTGATGCAAAAGTGAAAGGTTTTCCCGGTTCGAGAGAAGACTCCATGAATTTTAGATTACCAAAAGAATTATTGAAAGACTAA
- a CDS encoding CAP domain-containing protein, which translates to MLKNLIVVFFLLFIISFGLNSEDSILTPLEKEVLDEINLLRQNPPKYSEILVEYKKYFDGKLIRVPGKIAIRTNEGISAVDEAIRELKKAESLETLQYSKGLSLASKSHVNDTGPKGSVGHTGTDGSTPSSRMNRFGKWDLLSAENISYGYNVARDVLIQLIVDDGVPSRGHRLNLLKKGIHYAGVGCGDHKMYKSMCVMNFAGKYTEKDTGSNESVNNETSTKEPATKNPTSIRNKVLPKKSDEW; encoded by the coding sequence ATGTTAAAAAATCTAATAGTTGTATTTTTTCTTCTATTTATAATTTCTTTTGGTCTGAACTCAGAAGATTCGATTCTTACTCCTCTTGAAAAAGAAGTCTTGGATGAAATCAATCTACTTAGACAAAACCCTCCCAAATACTCTGAAATTCTAGTAGAATATAAAAAATATTTTGACGGAAAACTGATTCGTGTTCCCGGAAAAATTGCCATACGAACAAACGAAGGTATTTCTGCGGTAGATGAGGCAATCCGAGAGTTAAAAAAAGCCGAGTCCTTAGAAACTCTTCAATATTCTAAAGGACTTTCTCTTGCATCCAAAAGCCACGTAAACGACACAGGTCCAAAAGGGAGTGTCGGGCACACAGGCACAGACGGCTCAACTCCTTCATCCAGAATGAATAGGTTCGGAAAATGGGATTTGCTTTCTGCGGAGAATATCAGCTATGGGTATAATGTTGCAAGAGATGTTCTAATTCAATTGATTGTGGACGATGGAGTACCGTCCAGAGGACACAGGTTGAATCTATTAAAAAAGGGAATTCACTATGCAGGAGTAGGATGTGGAGACCACAAAATGTACAAAAGTATGTGCGTTATGAACTTTGCTGGAAAATACACAGAAAAAGACACAGGTAGCAATGAATCTGTCAATAACGAAACTTCAACAAAAGAGCCTGCAACAAAAAACCCTACATCGATCCGAAACAAGGTTCTACCTAAAAAATCCGACGAATGGTAA
- a CDS encoding flagellin, producing MVINHNISAIFAHRTLKFNNENLSKDIEKLSSGMRINRAGDDASGLAVSEKMRTQVNGLRRAEQNTEDGMSLIQTTEGYLQETHEIVQRIRVLAVQASNGIYTEEDRQQIQVEVSQLVDEIDRIASQAEFNKMKLLTGAFARLNPTASMWFHMGANMHQRERVYIETMNTAALGLRNPTVLTFISLSTAGKANSVIGLADDALRMISKQRADLGAYYNRLEHAAKGLMSAYENIQASESRIRDTDMAEQMTSFTRYQILTQAATAMLAQANMKPQTVLQLLK from the coding sequence ATGGTTATTAACCACAATATAAGCGCAATTTTTGCTCACAGAACGTTGAAATTTAACAACGAGAATCTGTCGAAAGATATTGAAAAGCTATCCAGTGGAATGAGGATCAATAGAGCCGGAGACGATGCTTCCGGTCTTGCAGTATCCGAAAAAATGAGAACACAGGTCAATGGTCTCAGAAGAGCAGAGCAAAATACCGAAGACGGTATGAGCTTGATTCAGACCACTGAAGGGTATTTGCAGGAAACTCACGAAATCGTTCAAAGGATTCGTGTGCTTGCAGTTCAGGCTTCTAACGGTATATATACCGAAGAAGATCGTCAACAGATTCAAGTGGAAGTATCTCAGCTTGTAGATGAGATCGACCGTATTGCATCTCAAGCAGAATTCAACAAGATGAAACTCTTGACAGGTGCTTTTGCAAGATTGAATCCTACTGCGAGTATGTGGTTTCACATGGGGGCGAATATGCACCAAAGAGAAAGAGTGTATATTGAAACCATGAATACCGCCGCTCTTGGGCTTAGAAACCCGACTGTATTGACATTTATATCTTTGTCAACTGCGGGGAAGGCTAACTCAGTGATTGGTCTTGCAGACGATGCACTTAGAATGATCTCTAAACAAAGAGCAGACTTAGGTGCATACTACAATAGACTTGAACACGCTGCAAAAGGGCTGATGAGTGCTTATGAAAATATTCAAGCATCAGAGTCTCGAATCAGAGATACCGATATGGCAGAGCAGATGACGAGCTTTACAAGGTATCAGATTTTGACCCAAGCGGCAACAGCGATGCTTGCTCAGGCAAATATGAAACCTCAAACAGTTCTTCAGCTATTGAAGTAA
- a CDS encoding type II toxin-antitoxin system HicA family toxin produces MGSYEKIWQKIIDGNSDANIDFEDICKLLQKIGFEMRVKGSHHIFRMDGVEERINVQKDGAKAKPYQVRQIRKVLILNKLKEKL; encoded by the coding sequence ATGGGTTCCTATGAAAAAATCTGGCAAAAAATTATTGATGGGAATTCTGATGCAAATATTGACTTTGAAGATATTTGTAAATTATTGCAAAAAATCGGATTTGAAATGCGTGTGAAAGGATCTCACCATATTTTTAGAATGGATGGTGTGGAGGAGCGTATTAATGTACAAAAAGATGGAGCAAAAGCAAAACCATACCAAGTTCGCCAGATTAGAAAAGTATTAATTCTAAATAAGCTAAAGGAAAAATTATGA
- a CDS encoding type II toxin-antitoxin system HicB family antitoxin yields MNQYEVIIYYSKEDEAFIAEVPELPGCMAHGSTNDMALKNVNEAMNLWLETAKEFNDPIPVPKGRKLMFA; encoded by the coding sequence ATGAATCAATATGAAGTTATCATTTATTATAGTAAAGAGGATGAGGCTTTTATTGCCGAGGTTCCGGAATTACCAGGTTGCATGGCACATGGTTCAACCAATGACATGGCACTAAAAAATGTTAATGAAGCAATGAATCTTTGGTTAGAGACTGCGAAGGAGTTTAATGATCCAATCCCGGTACCTAAAGGTAGAAAATTAATGTTTGCATAA
- the metW gene encoding methionine biosynthesis protein MetW → MENELEVENQRPDFKYILKMIPSSSRVLDLGCGNGNLLYLLKQKGVRGQGIEKNEDCIYKCIERGVTVHHGDLDDGLKHHLNKSFDYVILNQTIQETKNPGGIIKESLRIGKKVIVTFPNFGHWKVRWMILFNGETPVTASLPYRWYNTPNLHFLSVTDFLDFCKIQKIKIEKSAFFSGKKNVRLNPNYFAELALFVLVE, encoded by the coding sequence ATGGAAAATGAGCTAGAAGTTGAAAATCAAAGACCTGATTTTAAATATATCTTAAAAATGATTCCTTCCTCAAGTCGAGTTTTGGATCTAGGTTGCGGGAATGGAAATCTACTCTATCTCCTAAAACAAAAAGGAGTAAGAGGTCAAGGAATAGAAAAAAATGAAGACTGCATATATAAATGTATTGAAAGAGGAGTGACTGTTCACCACGGCGATTTGGACGACGGACTAAAACACCACCTGAATAAAAGTTTTGACTATGTGATTTTAAACCAGACTATTCAGGAAACCAAAAATCCGGGGGGAATCATCAAAGAGTCTTTGAGGATAGGAAAAAAGGTGATAGTCACATTTCCAAACTTTGGTCACTGGAAAGTACGTTGGATGATCCTGTTCAACGGAGAAACGCCAGTAACTGCCTCCCTCCCTTACAGATGGTACAACACTCCAAACCTACACTTTTTGTCTGTAACCGACTTTTTAGATTTCTGCAAAATACAAAAAATTAAAATAGAAAAAAGTGCATTTTTCTCCGGAAAAAAAAACGTAAGACTAAATCCAAACTATTTTGCGGAACTTGCACTTTTTGTGCTGGTTGAGTAA